caATACTCTAGAGggtatttttctataaatatctATCTGTctattatgtataatatttgaagGGGGTCTTTTGACTCAAACTTGAGCAATTTTgactcaattttaattttttattataataaatatttttattttttattctatataaaattaggaagttgtatttttaattatgaatccATTCTAATACcatattgtatatatacatatatacatatgcaacaaaagaggaaaaaaaaatcatatttaatcaatcaatattgattaataatatagtaagtaaataactacttttttaatacataattgtattaaatttgaccatcaatattaattattgattatgttatcatattttacttattcattttattttcatattttccatGTATACGGTAAAACgacactacaaaaataaaatgataaatagctatggaaaattttatgcTAAAATCAGCGTTGGattaattagcaagtaaaactTTTGTTGctaagttatattattttatatatcttttcaaTAGTTAGTTGCCAAAtagataacaaattaaatttttttactaaattcaTTAGCAAGTGAATTTTTCGtattagataataaaaattagtaatgagaattttaattattaattatctcaacgctaattttttttttttgttatcaaacaattttcttgtagtgaaagAGACAACACTTAAGAATCATATTAGTTGTtctttgatttaaataaataaataaaataaaaagccttaaaattagtaataaatattttaagattaaaaactTTTCATAAAAGTATACTAGgtaaacaatatataattagttaggATTTTAGATTCCTATGTTTTGCATTGAAATTGATAACTTTGactaaatatttcttgatttgtctcataacttttaaaatcttaaatagGGGTGTCCAAATTGTTCCAAAAATTGTGTGAACCTGATAGTTGTTCACACAAGTAGTTTTGGGCTTGATTTACGACATACCATGTAGAAATGTTCATTGCATAAAGTCATATTtcgatcaaaatttaggatataaattaaattctaaatcGGTTTCGAGAAACAAACCTACCATAAACTTTTGGACAGTACACAAACTTAGATTACATAGAAAATCACTCTCATCTCATGATGCTGATAGATCCTATCTTACAAACACACCAACCCCTATATATTATCTGATTGCATTTAAAACAATACAAGGAGCCAACTAATTGAAAGCGACTGTTCAAAACAGATTACAAGGAGCCAACTAATTGGCAAGCCGATCATCTATTTTAACAATCTACTATTTCTTATTCGCGTACAAACTAGTAGTGAAATCAAACTAAAGGAAGCACATAGAGAAGTTTGCAGAACCACATGATAATCTTATATGTCATCTTTGCCTGTCCACCGTGGGCGTGGGGGAATGCTTTGTTCTTCCCTAAAGAAATGTCCAGGATCAACCCGAGTTTTTACTTGAACCAATCGATCAAAATTGTTCTTGAAATACTTGGTGCCCCAAACTCTTGCTGTTTCAATACTTACCACGCCTTCGTTGTTGTTCACTCCAATGTCAAGATCTCTATAACATAAGAAAGCTCCGCGGGGGGACTGGGAAACATAAGGAGCCACGTAACTGTAAAGCCTTCTAATCCAATTTATGTACTTGTCGGCGTTTTGTGCGTCTTCAGCCTTCCAGTACGCCATATGATGTAGCTTGTAAAGATTACCAGCCCTATGAGGAAATGGGATAGCAGATTCAGGAATTTCAGCCATTTTTCCACCATATGGGGTCAACAAGATCTCTGCCTCCCTGCCTTCTGGTTCATAGAACAGTCTCCATATGCCTTCAAACCCGCTTATGGGAATGGGTTTCTGCACATAATCCGATTTTCCTTTGTAGTATCTTACACCGGGTTGAGTCCTGTTCAACAAAACTTCACGTGAATCTATGGGCAGCCCGACGTTATACAGGATCGCTTGGATCCAACTCATTTCTGTGCAGTCTTCTCTTACTAAGCCCAGTtcaggaaaatatttttgcatcagCGCAAGTAGTCTGTCGATTCTTCCAAGGAAAACTGAGTTAAATGAAGCACGAATAGTCAGCTTGCTTCCATCCTCGCTGGCGTTCGCCCTTCTTGCGACGATTCTGAGGAATAAATTCCGTTCGAATTTAGGTGCAACGTACTGCCAACGGTGAATGAGTTGAGTGGCATTTTGCTCCAAAGTCCTGCCTATTGTGAATACTGTGACGGTTTCTGGAACATCCACCAATTGTACTTTCCATGCAAGAATTACACCAAAACTGGCGCCTCCACCACCCCTAATGGCCCAGAATAAGTCCTCACCCATCGATTTTCTGGTGAGAATCCTGCCATTTGCGTCTactatttttgcatcaataaCATTATCTGCAGCCAGGCCGTATTTTCTGAGCAATATGCCATAGCCTCCTCCACTGAAGGGCTTTTCTCCGCGATCCTATAGTATAACATGCCAATGGTTGCACCAGCTCCAACCCATGCAGTTTTCTGCTGAGCATCAACTGTTACTTCACTAAGCTTGAGCAAATCAATGATCACAAATGGGACATCAGTAACATAAGACCGCCCCTCAAAGTCATGGCCGCCACTTCGAGTTCTgatttgcaatttattttgtttggcACAGTAGATGATAGGGGGGATTTGCGACTCGTACTTTGGGGTTATTATCACTTGTGGTTTTGGAGTGGAATCTAACGAGAATCTCATGTTTcgaattgaaaaatttaggACAGATGGGAAAGATGAGTTGATTGGGGTGTAAACAAGGCTAGAAATCGGGTAATAGTTGTGGCATTCTTGCTTGAGACATTCAAGAAAACCATTGACGTTGTCGTCAACAGAAGCAGCACACGACCACGAAAagacaagagaaagaaagattaTGAGAGTGGAAATGGTTGGAGTCTTCATGACGGTGAGATGCTGTAGTGTGTCTTTTTGGAGCAGAATTGTGTTCTATTTATAATGCTGTGGTTTGAGTGGGAACTGGGCAATTACATGTTGACATTTGAAGTTGGAACGTGAACATCGTGCAGTCTGAATTAAAATACACcatcaataattttagtagACCTCGTGTGTTTCATTTCAATGACTAGACCGTCAATTATCGTAGCACATGCATCTTTATTGAAATCAGCTCTGGCCGCCAGACGCGCTGTCCACacatttctttgaaaattgttCTTTAATTACCCCGTGAACAGAAATAGCAGTcggaattgatattatatatctGCTTAATTTCaagtggatatatatatatatgtgaagaAGATGGGTTGTTGAAGATTCTCTAATGAATAAGCCTTCTTTCATGAAAGACGTGCATAACCTATCaagtttaatttgaattttaatttggcaTCATACAGTCCATTTAAATACGTCcaaaaatttcttatataataACTGTATCAACGTGATACTTGAAAAGAATAGCATGTACTTGAAGATTCCATCTGTTTATGCGTTTGACATCATTTGCATGTTTTAGAGgtaaaaatgatcaattacaaaccaaaatagctaaattaaTCGTAAAATGAGTGAGTAAACTACATTGCATAGCGAAAGAAGATAATATGCTTCTTCATTAAAAGGTTGGGAAGCtcattattctttatttttaagggGAATTTTTGCcgttttctaatattttagaagtaatttgaatttatctatatatatatatatacataacatTGAATGTATGCTAGTTTACCTTTGAATTGGTGGCCACTAAAAGTTATTTGAATGACTAAATTAAAtaacctttttctttcttgttctctCTTTACTTTATCTAAAGtttgtcaaattttctttctttgttgaAATGTTTTGAAGTAAAAACTACAGTAAGAAATTATAACAGCTTTTCCCCAAGAGAAAAGCCAGAAATTCATCATGCTTACGTGTGCTTAGTAAAAACAAtaacagcaaaattttcataaaccgATCAAACTGTCATCTAATTTGATTGGAAGATAAAtccattttcaaaaaattatgcataggtcaatataataatttattggagtttatatataattagccAAACGTCTTCTAAGAGAGTGCGACtgattttaaagaaaattcatcGCAAATTCTAATTTACAAAGGCCTTTGTCACTGATGTTTAGAAGTATCAATAATCACTATCACAAAATTTTGTGACAGAGGTTAACATCCGTCACAAAATCCGATTAACAAAATAGCTGGAAATCTATTTTGTAGTgagcaatttaaaaaataaacgaaATCAATTTGGAGATGGTTTTCGCAACATATGTgtttaatcaaatttgttgCAATTGTGTGATAACCCAAATCGATCACAAGTTCATCATAAATTTTGGTTTCATGACacaatttcattatatattttaacagaACCTGTCATGAGCTTAGCACATGACTGTTAGAGCTTtcacacttttggtcctatatgTTATGAGATTCTTACATTTGGTTTCATAACCgattacatgaaaaaaaatatcaaattgcctaaaaataaaattttatttatattatatactagATGTCGTGGCATGGAGTCTTTGagtatttatacataattttatacattttaaaatatatcataaatttaaacatatatatatgcataaaatataaatacttaaaattatattataatattattttttcatactaCAATACAAACTAGAAAAAATTGGTCCACCCACCAGCCTCTAACCCCTCTGCCCCCTACCACCGCCACCACGCCCTGCCTCCATCCTAGAGGGGGGCGAGGCGTCTGGGCCACCGCGAGCGCACATCATTGTTGCTTAGATTCTGGGTACGCTGGGCGACGACAACATCACTCAAATTGGGGGCGACGCCATGTCGCCTCCCCTCTCCTGGGCCTGGGGACGGCGAGGCATCGTCGAGGGCAGAGCGGGGGAGGGATTGGGTGGGTGGGGGTTGacgtttaattttttatttttaaattattttatataaattttttattgtaaattttatatataattttttttgtataaaataataatttattttataattatacacataatacaaaattttaaattaattttatataatttcactttttttttcatgtaagTGCTTACGTGgcgaaataaaaaaaatattcagtcagcaaaaatttcaaaaaaatcctaatttttgtTCACGTAAGCAAATTTCGACCGCTTTAAAAAATTCGGTGGCCAGAGTCTACattgcaaaataataataataataatagtaataataatattattatcacaaaaatagagaggagaaaaagaaaaacaaaaaaaaagaaaaaaaaagaagaaaaatcaagaaaaatatatgaactctCCAAAAGGAATAAGAAAGGCGAATTGTCGAAAGATCTTGAAGGGAGATGAGTAAACTTTGAGAGCTTCGAATTATTGttcactcaaattcttttggtgctctaattagtttcttggaatttaacctcattatccttttatcctaccccaaaccaaagccccattacaaccaaaataaaagaccTTTTGACCcttatatgtgcatatttcaaaagtGGTGGAGATGTGGTGTATAGgcaagcctatggtgaagcattgTCGTAGTAAGTGTCAAGAGATACACTTGAGCCATATATACACTTGAGAGAATGGAAAGTGGAGAGAAAATAGTCCACTAGTTTTATGCGATTGGTTTTGATAATGGTCATCacgtgaaaacttgtttgatacatgttgaattatctCTTTCATAAAGTATGTCATTTACCTTGCACATGATTACAAATTGCCTTGAgtagtttaaaatttggaggggttttttgaatgcatcttgattttgcttgaggacaagcaaatggctaagtgtgggggtatttgataactctgcaattataatgattttatagtgATTTAATCTTCCTgtttaagccaaaatattcctaattatgtgattttattgcatattcagcaaaaaggaagattacaagGACGTTTCTGCAGAATTGACAAAGTGTGTTCACGCTTAATGGAGTagtcaactcgggataaggataAGCACGAGCGATTTCCCCAAGAGATAAAGGAATCAAATGTTTAGATTTAGAAAGGATACTTTGTAAtctatttacctttttaaagTTTATCACGTATCTATCCCCCCactacgtctagattcgtaagggacttttattataaataggggggatCCTATCCCCCCactacgtctagattcgtaagggacttttattataaataggggggatCTCTTCATTAGAAATGATTCAGTTTTTATCTTAGAACTTTATAGAATTCTCTGttcatctcttctcttttattttattttactaccgGAATTAATAGAATTCCACTTtatagtgtgttcttccattaatatgtccggctaaattccctattttctggttaaggtatggtgattgcttgattcctattatgttgtgagatataatctgcgttctacacttgtcaaacaaatattcatgttNNNNNNNNNNNNGATTCggccggttgttcattatcaagaaggtttgcttagctaattggactttataaatccgtgtaattgtttatttagttcaatgcttagtaGCAATGTAGCATAATTGGTTATGTCACAGTatttagttatgttatggggaatgcatgatctagtttaaacgaattgtcctcgtaggagtttgttgattagaatcaggcctttctaactcttaatgttgttaatagattaaatcttgtacatgttcccaaggttgtctgttaattagatatctagccaacggtcgtaccttggctaacaaaaaggtaaggaaaggtgaggttgttaggtcgtaccaacgaccataactggtttatttgtccatacatgtgttattcttgcatcaatgatcaactcacaagaatcaagcataatcctagccttaaccgaAAAATCTCCCTCATATATCTCCACCAggtgtttttaattatttatttagttttcaatcacttctttttatcatcaatctccccccattattttctatttttctcaaaaaaatcaacttaaagccaatctctgtggatcgaccctactcccactttcacaagtgtagtaggaattattttggTGACTTCGACACTCATCACGCCGCCAGAGAAATGCCCTCCGACGCCTACAGTCGGGCAACTGCCTGCCGTGATAGCAAGAGTCCTGCTGTGTCAAGCAATTGTATAGTACAATTGCCCGAGTGTGGCGCCTACTTCAACCCATGCAGTTTTGTCTTGTGTATTAACTGATATTGATCGGAAGTTCCTCATGTCTAAGATGACAAAAGGAACCCCAGATGTATAGGAAAGTCCCTCGTAGTCGTGCGAGCCACTTCGGATTCTAATCTGCACTCCAAGTTTCTTGGAGCAGTAAATCACTGCTTGGATTTCAAGTTCATAAAAGGGTGATGATGAGAAGGGGTCTCCGGGGGGAGGTTGATGGTGGTCGAAGATTTTGTGTTGGTGATAGCAAAAGAGAAGCATATGATGCATTGTTGGGTGTATAAACAACGTTGGATGGATCTAAGTTTGAGAGTTCAAACTGATCGGTTAGACATTGAAGAAAATGTTTGTCTTGAGCAGATGAAGAGGCTCCCAAGACCCAAAAGTTTGCAAAGAGTAGCAGTAGGACTGTGATACCCCAAGAGTAGTCCATTTGTTTGCTTGATTATTCTAGTTTTATTGCCGTTGTTGATGGCTAAAATACTTGTACTTATAGAGGTTTTTCTGGTGCACATTGGCACAAGTTTTTTATTCTGATAGTTCAAGTAGTCCTGCCAATCACAATAACCATTATATCTCTCAAGTTCCAACTCAAACTGAAACAATATTGGTTGGCGATGAAGTCGTCTTTTCAGATTGCTTCATATCTCCATTAATGGGCTGTCTGATTACAGCTAGGTTTGTGAAATTATTGGTTGGACGTTTaagtgtttataattattttattggttggacgttttttttttttttttatttctcctcCGCCACAAAACTGATTGCATGAAAAAGTatcaaattggaaaaaaatagaattttatctatattatatactaGCTGTCGTGGCATGACGTCTTTGAGTttgtatacataattttaacattttaaaatgtatcataaattttaaatatatatataaataaaatataaatacttaaaattaaaaaaaattatattataatattatagataatttaaattataaaaattaaaattattattttttacaatacaaatttaacTAGAAAAAATTGGCCCACCGACCCCCCTCTGCCCAACCACCGACCCCCCTCTGCCCAACCACCGCCACCACGCCCTACTTCAATGCCGCCATCCTTGAGGGGGCGAGGCGTTTAGGCAATCGCGAGCACACTTCATTATCGCTTAGATTCTGGGTACGTTGGGCGACGACGACGCTGCTCAAATTGGGGGCGACGCCATGTCGCCTCCCCTCTCATGGGGTCAGAGGCACCGCCCCTCTGCTAGGGGACGGCGGGGGCATCGCCAAGGGTAGAGCGGGGGAGGGATTGGATAGGTTGGGCCTGGtgtttaatctttttattttaaattatttttttcatgtaagTGCTTACTTGgcgaataaaaaaaaatgttcagttagcaaaaattccaaaaaaatcttaatttttgtcCACGTAAGTAAATTTCGACcgttttttaaaattcggTAGCCAGAGTTCTACaattgcaaaataataataataataattttaagatacTTTTTGCTACCCCTATATTTAGAGTCCTTATTTTGCCACCCCTTAATATACGgacaataaatacaattaagtCGATATCAAATATACTACTACTGTCTACACAAACATACATATTAACGAAATCAAATGAAGGGAAACATGTATAGACGTATATGTTTGCAGAACCATGTCCGGTCCCTTTCTATTATAATCTCAGTCATCTTTCTCTGTTCACCTTGGAGGAATACTCTATTCATTCCTCAAGAAATTTTCCGGGtcaactataattttcaccctaaTTACCAGTcgattgaaattatttttgaagtaCTTCTTGCCTGAAGTGCTTGCTCGTGCATAACTTATCTTCCTTTCATTGTCATTCACTCCAATGTCCAGATCTCTATAATTGATGTATGCCTCCTTTTGGACCCGGAAACATAAGGAGCCATGTAACTGTAAGCCTCCTGATCCTACTTATGTTTCTGGGCTAAATTGGTGCCATAAAAAAGACATATTTCCGTATTAGCTCCATGTTTTACGGAATTTCTGTTTTGGTCCCATTtggttaataaaaattttaaagttagtCCTCTACAATTTTTTCgtcaatttttaacaacaaaaGTGGTAAAACGTTAgtctaatttattgttttgtgATGTTGTAGTTTGTGTTTTGGGAATAGAATTgcattctatttatatatgaaatttgtcAATATAACAGGAAATCTGTAAATTTCGAGTGGAGATATATATGTGACGATACGACGTGGTTTTCTGAGTGTTGTTAATTGATTGCTTCAAAGTCGTATATTTGACATTTTCCTTCCATTAAATACCACATTTCTTAATGATTTGGATAAGTTTCAGATGCCCCAACTACCTGGCTTGTTCTATCTTGAATAtgtacattttaatttttaatttaatactatATTGCAGGCTCCACCGTTTGACCAAAATACTATGGAAAAATTTCAAGTATCTTATATATGTGATATAcgaaatattcaaaaaactcttatatgatgaaaaaaaaaattaaacaacttCCTTGtgattacaaaaattagttcGTTGCTAAATTCAATTGCAGCAAGTTCAATTTTCttgctaaattcattagaAGGTAAAATTCTTGTATTAGATGATAGATTACCAACGAGACttttatttgctaattatctcaacgttattttttttcgttgctgttgaacaattttttttgtagtgaaatcatgttatatatttaattttaaaatgtaccGTGGTAAATAAATGAATGCTTAGGATGTTTGTCAAAtggaagaaagagagaaactatttttggattaaaagatatatatacttatctatataaaatatttaagatagACATGGTTATCTATTTGACATATAGGTAGAAACTCAAGTTCAACTAAAAGATTTGTACAAActcatgtatcaatttaatattcaagaagaaaattaaggtataagttaaattatttgtaaaaactcatgtattaatttgataataatgataaaattcaggtattaaaataattaggcCTTACCACGACAAACGAACTTTTTCCTATCATAATGGAAGACACGGTTGGCGTTTACGAAAGTTGGAGGGACTGACCTTAATTAGTCTTCGAATTCTCGAAGTATTTGAGCCCCTAAACACTGGCTTGTGTGTAGTTTGTATTTCGATTCTTATTCATCTGAAGTCAAGATCCATGTAATTGAAATAGCTCCCTGGGATTTTTCTAGAGTTGACGGGCCGTGCCAATTAATAGGACAAAAATTATCACTCCTATAATGATGGGgtcaaaattgcaaattttccaTATAGTAAAATTGGTATGCTTCCATAGGAAAAggacttttaaaaaaaataaaaaaattaatagaaaggAAGAGGATAGGGGTGAAGAAGAATTTTGAGTACATGAGAAATTTTAGTGCATACATGTTAGAAAAGTTGTGGGCTTGAGAAACTGAACAATATTTCTTTCTGTGACTAAATTTCTGCGATTTTgagatatttcatttttcttcaccAAAAAACAGGATTCAAGAATAACATTAGTCCCTTTCAGTGTGCAGATAACCAAATCATCGAGTTAATTCACAaatgaatcaatttattaGTACAGTACCATATCATGACGAGAAAGATAAATCATTATGCTACAAATGACATCAAACATTTACTACAATGTCTTATTGGCATACACATAAATGTAACGAAATCAAATGAAGGAAACATACGTAGAACCATGTCCCATTCCTTAAGAATATAATCTTAGTCACCTTTGTTTCTCTATTTTGGAGGAATGCTCTGTTCATTCCTAAAGAAATTCTTTGGATCGACAGCAGTTTTCACTTTAATCAATCGATCAAAATTGTTCTTGAAGTACTTGATACCCCAAACGCTCGCTCGTGCATAACTTATATTCCCTTCATTGTTATTCACTCCAACGTCCAGATCTCTATAATTGAAGTATGCTGCCCTTGGGGACCTGGAAACGTAAGGAGTCATGTATCGGTAAAGCCTCCTAATCCAACGTATGTATTTGTTGGAATTCTGtgcctcttcttcttcccaaTACACAATATGTAGGATTTTGTACAAGTTACCAGCCCTATGAGGAAATGGAA
This genomic window from Sesamum indicum cultivar Zhongzhi No. 13 linkage group LG12, S_indicum_v1.0, whole genome shotgun sequence contains:
- the LOC105175938 gene encoding berberine bridge enzyme-like 18 — encoded protein: MKTPSISTLFFILFVIFSCSWAASADDHDNFLECLSEEFHNHTSISRIVFTPSNSSYNSILRFSIRNLRFATESKPKPLVIITPEHESDIPPVIYCAKENHMQIRTRSGGHDYEGLSYVSKVSFVIIDLINLSEVTVDAQQKTAWIEAGATNGLLYYGIAEKSQTLGFPAGSCPTVGVGGLFSGGGYGTLLRKYGLAADNIIDARMIDVNGKILDRESMGEDLFWAIRGGGGYGILLRKYGLAADNVIDAKIVDANGRILTRKSMGEDLFWAIRGGGGASFGVILAWKVQLVDVPETVTVFTIGRTLEQNATQLIHRWQYVAPKFERNLFLRIVARRANASEDGSKLTIRASFNSVFLGRIDRLLALMQKYFPELGLVREDCTEMSWIQAILYNVGLPIDSREVLLNRTQPGVRYYKGKSDYVQKPIPISGFEGIWRLFYEPEGREAEILLTPYGGKMAEIPESAIPFPHRAGNLYKLHHMAYWKAEDAQNADKYINWIRRLYSYVAPYVSQSPRGAFLCYRDLDIGVNNNEGVVSIETARVWGTKYFKNNFDRLVQVKTRVDPGHFFREEQSIPPRPRWTGKDDI